In the Paralichthys olivaceus isolate ysfri-2021 chromosome 17, ASM2471397v2, whole genome shotgun sequence genome, one interval contains:
- the tecrl2a gene encoding very-long-chain enoyl-CoA reductase, protein MSRTTFFEVEVLDAKTREQLCFLDKVEPHSTIGEIKSLFHKSYPHLYPARQALKLDPKGKLLRDDEILQNLPVGTTATMYFRDLGPQLGWTMVFLAEFIGPLLTYLLFYFRVPYIYSHSYAFTSSPHTVVTQACACHTFHYMKRLIETIFVHRFSHGTMPLRIIVRNCAYYWGFSAWLAYYINHPLYTPPSYGELQVNYALVIFVVCELGNFSIHVTLNNLRGDGPRSRRYPSPNKNPFTWLFFFVSCPNYTYEVGAWVSFSIMTQCLPVAFYTLLGFIQMTIWAKWKHKAYSREFKDYPSLRMAIIPLIL, encoded by the exons ATGAGCCGGACCACCTTCTTTGAG GTGGAGGTCCTGGATGCCAAGACAAGAgaacagctttgttttttagATAAG GTGGAGCCTCACTCAACAATAGGGGAAATCAAGAGCCTTTTTCACAAATCAT ATCCTCACTTGTATCCAGCAAGGCAGGCTCTGAAGCTCGATCCTA aaggAAAATTACTGAGGGATGATGAAATCTTACAGAATCTACCTGTCGGGACCACTGCCACCATGTACTTCAGAGATCTGGGTCCACAGTTAGGATGGACAATG GTGTTTCTGGCAGAATTCATTGGGCCCCTTCTCAcctacctcctcttctatttCCGAGTACCGTACATTTACTCGCACAGTTATGCCTTCACCTCCAGTCCCCACACTGTTGTCAC acaAGCCTGTGCCTGTCACACCTTCCACTACATGAAGAGGTTGATAGAGACTATCTTTGTCCACCGCTTCTCTCACGGGACAATGCCCCTCAGGATAATAGTCAGA AATTGTGCATATTACTGGGGTTTCTCAGCTTGGTTGGCTTACTACATCAACCACCCTCTTTATACACCTCCAT CATACGGTGAACTGCAGGTCAACTATGCACTTGTCATATTTGTG GTGTGTGAACTGGGAAACTTTTCCATTCACGTGACTCTGAATAACCTCAGAGGAGATG gACCCAGGAGCAGAAGGTACCCGAGTCCAAATAAGAACCCCTTCACATGGCTATTTTTCTTCGTATCCTGTCCCAATTACACATATGAG GTTGGAGCATGGGTGAGCTTTTCCATCATGACGCAGTGTCTACCAG tGGCTTTTTACACATTATTGGGCTTCATTCAGATGACCATCTGGGCCAAATGGAAGCACAAAGCCTACAGCAGGGAGTTCAAGGACTACCCCAGCCTCCGGATGGCCATCATCCCCCTGATCCTCTGA